AATATATCATTGCATAAGatttgaaataacaaaatttaacaaactattaatgaaatttcaaaatttgaaaagtagaaagactaaaatgatcaaattaaggtATATGAACTTAATTCGCAACCTACTCATAGTACTTTGATTAATAGCATAAATTGaccaataatttatttattataaacattCGTGGGTCGAGTAGTGAGGAACTCAATACCCCTTAAGCAAAGTTTCGAATTCAAGTCTTATTGATGAAGaattttgcccttatttaaGAGTCGAGTGATAAGAAGTTACATGCCCTTTAAATTTTACCATcatctaaataaaattataaaaatagttaaaaagtttataaaattttgaaaaaataattaaaatatataaaattaaaagagagaTATAATaccattttacattttatattacatatacaaataattatatttattgactataaaataaattaatatattaatttttaaatgtgtataacgaatcaaaattaatgtttcGTGTATACATTTaaatcataatcaaaatttcatgtctataattacacaaaatcaaagtttatgtatagttttaatatttatccctttacattaatataaaacacaaaataaataaataaataaattactgGATTTTACGGTgcaaaagactaaattaaagtttttctagaattttttaccgaaataatataaaaataatataaaaaaaggaaatgaaacaaTTTACCCATTTAAAGTTTGGTGTCGCGACACTGTCAGACCACACCATAAAGCCTTTTTTTTCAGTtgtcaatcaaaataaaaaatttacatatcaaGTCACTgaataatttaatcactttaaaaaatctacataaatattttaatttctttttattgtataatcataaaaaattgtcaTGTGGAGGGAAGTTGtctaaagttgaaaattttgagttattatatatataaaaaagagttGGAGGGTTGGATGTGAAAAGGAAAAGTGTTGGggttttttaagtaatataaaaGTAAAGTATTGAAATAATTGGCAAATCAATTTTCCAATGtcctttaaataaataaaattgacttTCTATCCTCTTCCTCTTTACTAACATATTTGCttgacaattaaatttaaaatcgagTTGGGTTTAACGGGGTAAAATTTTcgtagtatttttttttttttacatttacaAGACTTGAATCCGAAactttactttaaaaaattgaacttttCACTACTCGACCAACAAACCTAGataatatcatataaacacttatttatcttttaatttaattatcataataatcatatttGCAACGAGACACTAGAAGACACAGACCACCTATTTAGAACCTACTCATTCTTCAGGGCAATCTGGTTAGCCATTCCATGGGTCATACGGATGGACATGCAAGCTTTAACGGACATCCATGCATGGATAACCACCTGGATACAAGAGTACCCCAACGCAGTGCCAGAACACAAACTAGCAATTCATGGCTGGATCCTCACTCTTTGGCAGATATGGAAACACATGAATGCAATCTCTTTTCTGGTTCCAATCCGGAAACTAGCATCGAAATTTCAGTATCACTATTACTCAGAAACCACAACACCCTCTGATCCAATGCTCGACCCTCCTCTACCCTAATAAATACACAGTTCACAATCATAATATCCCTAATGCACAACTGTGACACATCAACGTACGGTGCAGTGATCACAATCGGTTATGAATACAACACGCTTGCATTCTACACCACACCCAAAAATGGCAGCCAATCTTTGAGGGCCAAGTTCAAATCCATTGGAAACTTCAGCCCATCCTCACAGACATCAAGGCGATACGCGCAACCACACATCTTACTCATGAGCATAGACACCATCCACTCACCCATATAGTGCACAGACTAGCACGACGTGTGACAACATAGCAATTCTTCTAGAATTGGGCACCATAACATTAAATTGATTGATCAAATTGACtgaatcaaaaatttaaatcgaaacaaaataatggaaacaatttttttatatattttttaataatttattcaacaGGTGGGACAAAGGACGAATGAATATGATCTAACCGATTCACGGGAATCTAAAACTTTGGTACATCCATTGAAGTCCTCGAATAGCTAAGTGGATGTAGAACACGTGTTAAATTTCAATTCGTAATAACGGACGTGCGTAAAATTCTAAGTGGTGGGTTCTCCAATGTCCAATCATCGGCGTTAACCCTccaccccccccccccttttctttttctaatttaatttaattttctcgCTATTTTTGCCTGCTTTAGCcaagaaaatcaaattgttcAATTTCCTGAAATGCTTCAAGAACACcacctccaccaccaccaccaccatcaaCAACTCCTTTCTATCCAATTTCGATCGATAGggagaaacaaaaagaaatcttaatcttctaaaattattttcattccttttctttttaagattCGAGATCGATCGATTGAATCGGagttctttttagttttttttttttgtttttagatttgaatttgtatataaattcaaaaggTAGGAGGGGATTGGAGAGGggagaacaaaaattaaaaagaagggCCGAAAGTGCAGGCAATTTGGCTGAAACATGTCTGCAATAGTTTCAGGGAAGAGATCTTTCTTTGAGGAATTGAGTTCGACACCTCCTGCTTCTAAGAGAATCCGTTGCTCTTCTCGTTTTACTTCTTCTTTCTCTCCTTCTTCTTCGCCTCCATCGCCTCCGTCGTTTTTGATCGATCaattgatttctatttttcctcACATGGATAAGCAGGTACTTTTGCCTTccttttatatgcatatatcatgaaatggaaaattatgataatttttatttattagagttttcttttttgtttttaattttcgttAGTTTATTGTGATAAAACTTTGAAAGCaataacttattttactttttatggtGAAAGAGTTTGGAGCTAGAATCGGAATCTAGTAAAATTTGCGATTTTTCTTGtgaattttcttaattaattgaTCTAATTCCAggttctaaaattaaatttcatgttatatttattttaggtaaatgatttcaaaaaatatcataatcttgtatgaatgaaaatttaatcctataatggaaaatgaaactgAGTTATGTTATGTTTGAACAGATGAATTTGaagatttggatttaatttatatataaattgtgcGAAAATATGCATAACTTATGTATAAGTCAGTTGAAGTTCaatgattatatatttgaaaattttaaaacatcgATTTCAAATTCACTACTAAATAAGCATCTGAGAAATAACTATATTTATATTGTTGTGTGATACTACTTACACTACTTTCTAAATCCACATCCAAGTTCCCAAATACTACTTTAAGAAACTGTATTGAAAACAGATGATTTGATGaaataatctatcaatttataGGTCCTTGAGAGAGCACTTGAAGAATGTGGAGATGATCTGGATTCAGCCATTAGAAGCTTGAATGAGCTTTGTTTAGGATCTGCCGATAGAAATGCAGCTGCTGCTGATAAAACTGGTGTCGAGTTAGAAGGAAATGTTCAAATTCAAACCCAAGGTATGAATGGAAAACCCTTTTGATTCAATCTTTAGACCCCTTTTTGACTATGAAGCAAAGGAGGTTTAGCaacgttttaaattttttgcaaATATATCTTCTTATACGATCATAAACATGTTTAATGTTCGGAACAAACTCATTTAACTAACTACGGAACTAATGGAGCATTGATAGTTTCTTGGCGAGAATAACATTGTTCTGTTTGTAGGTATAACAGCTAATGGAGATGTTCCAACTAAGGAACAAACATCTCCAGAAGCCTTCTCAATGGATGGTTCAGATTGGGTGGAGCTTTTTGTTAGAGAAATGTTGAATGCTTCCAACATCGATGATGCCAGAGCTCGTGCTTCTAGAGCACTGGAGGTTTTCGATAAGTCCATCCATGCTCGTGCCGGAGCAGAGGTGGCCCAAAACTATCACCAGGTTGGTGCTTATTATGGCTGTTACAGTTGCTATTGGTTATGtaatatagggattaaattgcacaAATTGCTACTTTTGTTGTTTGTAGGAAAATATGATGCTGAAAGAACAACTGGAAACACTAATTCAGGAAAATACTATTCTCAAGCGAGCTGTTGCTGTTCAACATGAGCGCCAGAAAGAATATGAAAATCAAAGTCAAGAATTACAGCATCTGAAGCAAGTAATATCTCAATATCAGGAGCAGTTGAGAACCCTTGAGGTTTGGCTTCATTCACCGGAAGCATATATGCATACTATGTTACTCAATTATCAGTTGGAGTGTTGGCTACGGATATGTGTTAGATACAAACATGCTTAATTTTTTGAGTCTTCGGAAGGTCATATCCTTAGGGTTAATGTATTATTTGGGGTTTGAACTTCCAAGTGTTCTCACAATGgggtttgaacttttttttggtCTAAATTAATCCTtgattttcctttaaaaaacaATTCAGACTCCGAGAACAATTGCCAAATTCAGGACtaacttgagaaaaaaaagttcaaacccTAATGTGGGAACAATTACCTAGCTCAAGGATTAACCTgaacaaaaaacataaaagatcaAACCCCAATGTGGAAACAATTACCAAGTTTAGGCCAAAAAATGGATTAACCCCATATTCTTATAATCAATCTTCACAGATGCATCATATACAGTATCAGACACAAGTACTTTAGATCTTTCGGTAATCTGATGAAAATTGTTTGATCATCCTCTCCTAACAGATAAACAACTATGCATTGACAATGCACTTGAAGCAAGCACAGCAAAGTAGTAACATCCCAGGGCGTTTCAACCCTGATGTTTTCTAGTAAGTGTTTTTGCTGATAACTTGGTGTGAAATCTGTGCTTCAATCTTtagctattttaattttaaagtttgtatTGTTCTCTTTGCAGAATGGTATAGGCTGCAGTTAAAAGATATGCCttcgatttttttataaacaaaaaaaaaaaatacatgaatgGTAGTTTATTTTCCCAATTATATACTTGAAGTGGATATTTGATAGTAGAAAACATTTGTAGGCTTTATATGCATGGAGTTTAACctttgtttgtgtttttttgtCACAACCTTTTATTTGTGTTACACATACAttcaatgaattaaaaattagatcCAATTTCATTCGGTTCTAAAAACTTGATCAATgattataggttctgatcatatttATTCTTTCTGACACAATACCTAGAATTACTCATAGTTCCTCCTCAATCCATAAATAGGAGATAATGCGTTTTAACACACTCGAGTCCACGTTTTCttgcattggcaacaatgctCATGTCAATCAAGTTAAGAATTAATTTGACGTAATGATATGGtgacttataaaataattttaataaaaaattgaaattaattttcttttagttttatacctttttttttttaccacatTGATTGGTTTTGTATCTGTTGATTAGCTTTCACATCTTTTATATGTATCGAATCAGACAAAGTATTGATTTTCAGTTAAAAGAACTTGTTCAACTGATTGGTTTaatccaatttttatatatacaatgcAAATGTAAACCGGTAGGCATTTGCCCAAAACAGAAAACTACATTTCAatccctttaaaatttattaaattataattttatatatgataaatttgcaCCTTGATCtccaaaatagaagaaaaatgtttaaccctttttaaaatgatgaaatcataaattaatatatgataaaattatattttgacatttcaaaatttataattcaatttcgatcccaattttctaaattcgaacatgtgtatatatatggtataGAAGATATGGCTTAAAGTTTGCATTTTGCTTTCATGATCATGCTATCAAGTTTAGGGTGATAATCGAATTAAACAGAAGTGAACTTATCATGAAAATCGTGCTTGAAACTAATAAACTCAAGCtacatcaaatttattttaaaatatttttagttcaaGATAATAATTGTTTAAATAGGGTTTTGatctattgaaaaataaattctatcCTCAAACTCAGTTATATGTGATTAacctcaaattaaaatttatatattttttcaatatagATTGTTGAAGATATTGTgcttctaaataaataaattaattaatattttatatttttgaattccaATTCAAAACAATGGATCTAAACTCAAGCtcaaataaacataaaccattcatcaagcaaatttaagccatcAAGGATAAACAACTTACATACACAATGGGCACACAATGGGCAGACCATGGAGGCGTTTTAAGGAGTTTCCCTCGCAAGAGCACCTATGCTTCTCTCTCAAAAGCATCCTCTTCTTTTACTGTGCTAAAAACTTTTATAACCTTTCTCTTTATCAACGCTCAGAAAAAACGAATGAGAGATCTAATAATTCTATGTATGTGGGAGAGCCAAACACCAAAATCATTAGATCTAGGCATCTACCCGATCAACCCGAGGCCAACAATAAAAGGCCTGTAAATATGCACGATAATAGCAAACATAAGGGGAAAGGCCCTTTTAGACTGGTGTTTATTTTTAGTGCGgtgtattttgtttttattttatctcacaTTACAATATCGTTACAGTATCTAATTTTATTGTCActgctatttttacactaatcgcaaATAAATATACCATCGTCAAAATCCACCCTAATTTCTCTTTTacccaaacccaccctaaactTTACACGTTGCCTTAAGTATAGGGAATAACAACAGTGGATTAGCAACATTTAATGGCCCGAAAATGCAGTCAAGAAACAGTTTTGATAATAGTGACTTGGCACAGCCATGGTACATTTTCTGACTATCCCCACCAATGAGAACGTCACCCCCacaaaaattttagtaattactTTCTTCAACCTCCTaacttagtaaaataataataatttttttaataagatcgaaattaaattataatttttataatagtaaaaatataatttcatcattttaatagtatatatctttatcatttttaaatgattaaatcaaattttatcaattttaagggatgtcaaagtgtaattttacttttactcatttaaaatgaaaaaatttccattttaggagGGGTTGGGACCCTTGCCAGCCCCCCTAACTACGCCTCTGCTCCTATTATAGATAATAGGGATAAACCTCAAAAgtatacatgaattttggtctaatgtgcaattttatatataaactttaattttgtgcatttttatacatgaaattttgatattgcatagataaataattatatttacccgatataaacataaattgatgtgttttttctttaaatgtttatgattgaataaaattaaaatttcatgtatacatttgaaccacaaccAAAGTtcttgtaaaattttgagatttataaTGGAGTCACCAACAACtgttggttatatatatatatatatatatatatatatatatatatatatatatatatggtacaATGATGAATCGAACTTTAGTTATTCTTGGGGGAAGGTGAACATCCGACCAATAAGCTACAATTGTTGGGTCTAACGGTAAGGCATATTACACTTCTAAGAGAAGGAATTGAGTTTGAACATCGAAGACAACATTATTGGGAGAAGTAGCCACGAACCCTGGAAGGATTAGCTTCTATGGATCGTAAAACAAAcatgaaaatctcaaaattatctGATTTTCAAGTACATTATAAATTGGGAGAGGGGATTACATCGATAGGGTTTGAACTTTGAGCAATGATCATTCGATGCCAAACAAGGGAATTAaccaataaaccttaaaccccgaTAATATTATGACTTAATTGTAAGATTGGAGTCTTAAACCCCGATAGTTTAATTTCTGCGAGTTCTTTCCAGATTTGATTTCAGTTTAAAGACATGAAACCTACCCCTAATTCtaataagaattattattgggaattttcaattgaaaaaaaaaaaacatttctagCTAACTAGATAAATAGAATATATTTTTGACTCTGTTTAGACGTAGgtaaatgaaaattcataatcataataatgaataattttataataaatttaataatttattaaaaaaagaaatacatagaattagaataattaaaataatacaaataggATAGAATAGAATAAATGAGAAGGAGTCAAAGTgatataatacaaaaaaaaaagaaccgaGTTCCTTTTTTTAGTCTATCTAAAACAAAATAGGAGATCATATGAAAAATGTAGCCGATTCTTTCGTTTCCTTGGGTCACTGGCCATCCGCCAGGAGTTTCGAGGTTAATACTGACAATTTAGCAACAAATCCAATAAATCTAAGTGTAGTCCTTGGTGTATTGATCTTTTTTGGAAAGGGAGTGTGTGCGAGTTGTTTATTTCAAGAATAGACTGGATTCACTCAGTTGtactttttttcattataaCTAGGAAAGAAAAGAGTGCATGATCCCGTGAATTACGtctgaataaatttttaaaatcatattatagAACCATAGCATTTCGTTTAATTTATGCGAGCTCTTTCCAgatttgattttagtttaaatCTCATGCCTATTATTGTGGGCTTTgtctaaatatatttcaaatttttcggaccgttataataatttaattatagttttagTTATTCGAACATGCAAATCTTCCATTGTTAATATTCTAAAATGGTTCATAGGTTTTAGAGTATTCTAACTAAGTTCTCAAAGTATTAACATTGtattaattaagtcattcaatTAATCTAATCACTAACTTGAACATTACGAACTAATTTTGATACgacattaaatatatttaaaacacgtaaattaatttataagcgcatatatatatatatatatatatatatttaccgcAAGCCCCAAAACGTAAAATCCAAACTATAGCTCTAATTTGTAcgtatatatttacaattaaCCCTAAAGTAAAATAATGGGACGAATTTTGGTTGAAACAATTTGGTAAGATATAGTACGGCTAAAATGAGATCCACGTGCATGTTCTGAAAACCacgtattatataaaaataaatatttggtataatgatttatttgatcctcaaattttataaaaaatcattttagtcatttattttatttttcgtccttttttaatttttaaaattgtattgtttgtcaaatcactcaAGATATATAAAGAAATTAGCATTTATTAACTTGCTGATGTTGCGTAAACATGGACCGCCACTCTTTAATTATATTTCtctaattacttttttaatgcaaaataaatttaaaaattcaaaatcaaatgaaatgaaattataataaataatctaaaaaatcgGACCAAACCGGATTATAGAGGTTGACATTGATTGaagttcataaaatttatttatttaagcaGTACATTTTTCAGTGAATTCACATGGTCGGTCGATTCCTTCCCTTCTAGGCCATCTACTGCTGCTACAAATATGGTAATACCCAACATTGGTGCAacattttaagttttcatttattattttcgaaaataaaaatacattattcgTATTTGTATTTGACTGTGGTAAATacacattttatcttttgagtttggattaaaattgatattcaaatttaattttcatcacatattttagtttatttttataaatatgttaaaatcgAGATGGTATAAATCAATCATGTTTAGACACGCGATATACATACCATGCCATCAACTGATGCACTTGCCATATATAACAACCTTATTTGTCCACGTTATTTAGCTGAATGGAGTTACAAACATATGGGCTAACATGTGTGACCAAAACCAAATTTGGgtatcaatttgaaacaaaaaaattataggtACTAACTCGaacattaaatttaagtttaagtaccaaaaaGTATATTTATCCTAAAAAGAGATGagtctttaaaatattaaatataactttttaactgaataaatataattatctgTATATATAccgattaaatataaaagagtGACATGtaataaactaaaatcaaaatcaaagtttgatATATACAATTGCACTGAAATTTAAATCgatttttgtattatattggtaaaactacatttttagtccctttcaatttcaatattgaacAAATTGGTAATCTTTGTCAATTTTGGAAGTGAGTAACTAAGGGTAATTATTTACAACATTAATGATTTTCGTCAATTctacatttttttattgatacgataacaaatttagtcttcATAGGTTACAGTGACACATTCTGCCAAATTGgtcttaatttaacaaatttagcccacaacatttacacttttttgtCAATTCAGTCATTggtttaacaaatttaacccgcAAAATACTACACATTTGCagaatatataaacattaacaTTGTGATTAATCACTttcgaaatttaaaaagattaaattgtgaaagacttgaaaatatattatattttgcataattaatcGAATTTTAATGTATCCTAaacaaaaactataaatataaaaaaaatttaagtatgatTATAAGACGAGAAATTACAGAAATACGAAAATGACACTAATATAATACTTTGTCAGGTCTAATTAAAAAGCAGGCCCATGAATCAGGTGGTTTCAGTATGGGCTAGTACAATGGTGGCCCATAGACGTTTACactgaataaaattaaattcatatcaaaataaaataaataaataaaccccattctattttttttaaaaaaacccccCCAAAGATACCTTTTTTtgtagtttagggtttatttatttattataattttataaaaatataaaaatttcaaaagtgtataaattatttctccattaaatcaatcttaaataataataaaaatatttaaaaaaaaaagaaaatataattgaattgatGAAGAGTATATTGATCCCTGAGGTTGGTGGTTAAATGAAATTTACCATGCTTGGAAATTATGTACATCAATGATGATGTacaaatgataataataaaagacaTTTATTGGTGCCATAATTTGTCtctttagtttttattgtaTGCCTAACATTAAAACGGTACTTACATCACACTGACTTAATTTATATGGTTGGGGTGGGTgaattttctttggttttcaAATTTAGGTTCTCGgttttatatatgtattgaattatctcattataagttttgatcatATCTACTCTTCTTGTCACAATTAGAAGATAATGTGCTTCAACACACTCAAACTCACAATCTCCTTGTATTAGTAACAACGCTCACGCTAATTGAACTAAGACTTCATCGACTTTTATATACGTATATTTGAACAATGGCTTCTCAATATATTCTTTGGTTTCAAATATATACTTGTAATTCTAAAGTTAATTGCACTAGACATCTTTAAATCATCGATGTTATATCAATCAGATCCttcaattattgaaattgttaatttgacTGTCAAATAAGAAACCTTATAAGTATCgtttaaaatgaatattgtaaaaatatttgtttcgaGGCTTTTGAATCTTTTACAAAAGATTTATTTGTCACTTTCTCTTTTCggttttactttaaattatgcCATATAAGAATTGacatgtcattttatggttaaattaatgctttaataattaaaagacaCGATCAATATAATATTGATAGTTTGAAgatgaaaataagaaattttaaaatataaaaataaattaaaataaaatttatatttgatcaaaatatattttaattatcaattcaattatacaagaaCATCACTCACattaaattctataaataaatttacttgTACTATTTTTATTTGCTGATATAATTTTTCGAGTTTGATATTACAAGATAATCACacacattaatttatttaataaaattataaaaataaaatttaaaattatataattataataatatttatattttttactatattgaaagtaaaaataaatttcaatttaaaactacTCATACATTTAACCAACAATAACTTattcttttaatagtttttatttatttattttcaactttcataatttaatttttattttattttattattccacTTTTCTAAGCTCAAGCTTTCATTTggttcatttttaaaatattattatatattttaattaatatttaaatataaaaataaattaaattggaatAAAAAGTTTTTTCAAACCTGATACGGGCCGAATCAAATGGGCCAAGTGTAGGGCCATCCCATCAACATCAAGTAACAGGTATATGTATAAACTCATCTTTGTTTTTGCTCTTATTTGAAATaaccaaatttatttatttatttttccagaACCATCtggacaaaaataaaaataaaaaaaataaagaagaaatatttTACATACTCATGATTGATGATCACctctatatattatatataggtttgggtttaaaaaaacaaaacatcaaaGATTGGGGACCATAAACAACCCATACCTATAATTTCCaataattataatcaaaatcaCAACTCACATGGTTGCATGTGATTCgaatgggatttttttttttaaagaattaattgCATCAAATGTTCTGGAGTTATGGTTAAGTTCTAAATTGACccctaatttcaaaatattttattcgaGTCTTGAAAGTATTACTTTAGTGGCAATCAAGTTTTTCTATCAGCCTAGTTATTAGTTTAGCCACTAAATGTCAGTCCGGATATGATATAAAAGCATTTTTACCACACACAATGGGGATTTTAAGGCCCAAAATTGAAAATCATACAATTTAGTTCCTttatgaataatgaaattttaagttaatatatggtaaatttatagtttacccccaaaatgaaaaaatatatgtttaatccAAGTACTTCACATCATATCTAACTTAACATTTAATGCCCAACCTaacaacataataatctaaTTGATATGATAATAATACTTTAAAGTGAGTTGAGATCAAtctaaaatctagaaaaaaatagtttgaagATGAAAATGCAATTAACCCATAAATTTTATCCCTTTGATTATGGGGGCAGGGTATCTTTTAAATTCTCtttcatgtttaaatttgtccttaaaattttattcaatgttGAGCTTGAGTTTAATTTTGCTTTCCTTCACCTATCTGGCtgtattatatgtatatacccCACTGCGCACTCACTCACCAGTAAAGCAaccaattttcatatatatatatatatatatatattgaagtaAATTGTAATTGGTGAGTGAAAATAAACCCTACCAACCCCAGTTTTTCCCTCTATAAAGCTGGTGTACATATTATATATTGGTAGAGTGGTCCTTGAAAGTTTTTGGAACAcccttcttcttcatcttcatcactATCTGTGTTTTTTTAGAGCTTTTGTGAGACcaaatttagtgatttttttccccttcttttttcttcttttaaagtTCTGATCATGCTTTTCCACAGCTTTCTTGAACTTTCTTTGTTTTCCATCATAAAAGAATTAGCTAATAGCTagatacatgtatatatatgt
The nucleotide sequence above comes from Gossypium raimondii isolate GPD5lz chromosome 13, ASM2569854v1, whole genome shotgun sequence. Encoded proteins:
- the LOC105783940 gene encoding uncharacterized protein LOC105783940 isoform X2 codes for the protein MSAIVSGKRSFFEELSSTPPASKRIRCSSRFTSSFSPSSSPPSPPSFLIDQLISIFPHMDKQVLERALEECGDDLDSAIRSLNELCLGSADRNAAAADKTGVELEGNVQIQTQGITANGDVPTKEQTSPEAFSMDGSDWVELFVREMLNASNIDDARARASRALEVFDKSIHARAGAEVAQNYHQENMMLKEQLETLIQENTILKRAVAVQHERQKEYENQSQELQHLKQVISQYQEQLRTLEINNYALTMHLKQAQQSSNIPGRFNPDVF
- the LOC105783940 gene encoding uncharacterized protein LOC105783940 isoform X1, with amino-acid sequence MSAIVSGKRSFFEELSSTPPASKRIRCSSRFTSSFSPSSSPPSPPSFLIDQLISIFPHMDKQVLERALEECGDDLDSAIRSLNELCLGSADRNAAAADKTGVELEGNVQIQTQGITANGDVPTKEQTSPEAFSMDGSDWVELFVREMLNASNIDDARARASRALEVFDKSIHARAGAEVAQNYHQENMMLKEQLETLIQENTILKRAVAVQHERQKEYENQSQELQHLKQVISQYQEQLRTLEINNYALTMHLKQAQQSSNIPGRFNPDVF